The DNA region AAATTCTTTACAGCATGACTCCAAAGTCTTCTTCAAAGATATTCCCATGCTATATCATTGATTATCTTCGATTTCAAGAGCTTCATTGCACTCCTGGGCTGGTTTAGTCTTCTTTACTTTTCTAGTTTTCTTATAAGCCTTATTAGCTTCATGTGCTTCTGCCAGTTCTTTGCTCATCCCTTCCATATGTGCAGCCTGGAATGTGTGAATTgagtaaggaaaaaaaatcatcacaatgAAAGGTTAATCCTTAAACTCCCACAAGTGTAATAGACCAGTACTTTCTTATCtgtatttgaatattttaaatgaGTATTTAGTATACTACAACAGTGGATAAATTTGAAGGTgggctctgattggctactcaaactgTGATCTTGTACATACCAAAGTAGAACTTTTTCTGGCAAGCAGCTGCACATCATCAGAGTTAATTTGGCTTCTTTTTCCATGTCTAAAAGCAAAATATAGATTGTTTCATCGATCAAGTATGGTTATCAGCATATATACCAACTCTCCATAACAAAGAGCAATTCATTCTGTCTTATAATTACCAGTCAGCAAACCCCCTAGATAAAAGTTTATACTTAGGAACATAACAGTTCcttaaaaatacataaattatCACATGACCCAAAATCATTTGGCCTTTTCTGCttactttattttcttgcaTCTTGTAcatttttccttgcagaaaaaaaatagccCTTCTTCTTGATGCTGTACCTGTTTACTTACATGCAACACCCCAATCGTATAACCATTTATGTCTCATGAAAGGGTGTGGTCAATGCAATCAAAAGTATTTTTCGAGGGGTATATTGATTGGTGAAATTTAGTAACTGGGGATGATGAAAAAGTTGAAACTTCCACTTCCAGATTTCCCCTGAGGCGGGTAACTCTGTATCAGTAGATTAGTGCTTATTTGAACCAACCAAGAATCATaccagaaaaaatgaaagaatgatAACCAACTTACTTTGCAAATAGTTCAAGATCTGTTGCAAAAGattctgaaatgaaaatattctcCTTCAATAAGCTACATAGTAATGAGCAATTGTTCAAAATACAGAATACCTAGTTAATgggtatttttctttttcatctgcCTGTGGTGGTGGGAGCcgggggatggggggggggggtagaagAAGGGAAGGGGCTATAGAGCAACTTGtggaccagtcattatttatcccCTAGGGGAGggggttggaggattttggttatGTCACAACAAAAATTACCTGATTAACCTATCATGCattgtaatattcttatgatccccaTTCATTTGCAGTTGTCAATATTCTTTGTACTCTGTTGGGGACGTCTGATTCCTTTCGTTTCCCCatgaaaaccatatgatccccCCTTAAAACCCTACACCCTTCCAGGTACTAAATAATAAGTGGTCCCTCATGAGAAAGGAGAAGTATACCGAGTCGGAATTTCTTTTTTGCCAATTATTTCCTAGGGGGTTAGCATACACTCTTTGACCCCTTTAGCTACAACCCTTGATGTTGCACATCTACTATATTCAATAGGCGTACCACATTGCTTGAAAGTCGTCTCTGTTAAGGCAGCAATGAATCTTCTGGAATATTGTAACCCTGACTCCTCACCTACATCAGAGTCAAACATGTAACATACGGCTACACACAAGAACAGACTTACAAATTTGTTCTAAACACAGGTAGAACTGGCAAATTAATACACTGGCTGATCAAATATGTGATACTGTGGTGggaaaaaaactcaaatatcGAATAAAGGATGGATTTTCACAAGCAACGTCAGATCAAATATCGTCATCAAGCGAACAGGGTCGCAATAATTCATCGCGCACTCCAGAGTGCACGATGAATTATTGCGACCCTGCTCGCTCGATCGATCGAAATGAAACGTACCTGCTTTTTCACAAATACGGCCTACGGTGTAGTGCAGGGCAGCTTTCAAACGctgtgaaataaattttacgatcagaataaatttaaaactattGAAAAGTGACTACATCGGAAAAATCCGACCTGTTGATAAGCCAGGGCTTCGTATTCTTCATCCTCTAAATCGTCTCCTGATGCCGCCATAACTAAATTTCGCGCTTTCCGGTTCCAGTCTACCGCTCAGCAAAGACAGCCATTCGTTACCACTCTCCTCTCTGTGATTCATGTCTTTTAGAAGAATTAAGAACTGTCTACACTTATTTATGTTTGTAATAATTTCTTCGAGACTAGTTCCAGAATtagataatttttaacaaataatcGTAAGTTAAAAGGGAAGTTACCAATGACAACGTGGATAGAGTATTCTTTTATTCAGGAATCCCTATTTGTTTCCAGCGGGTTCTTTGACTAGTGTGGTCCATGAACTcgaatctttttctttcagtgttTTGAAGAGACAAGTCATAATTAACACTCCAAGTCTCTCTTTATTGTgctaagaaggaaaaaatccCGAGAACAATAGATGGGAACAAAGGTTCTATTGCTATGGTTACGCCCCGTATACACGAAAGGATTTTTCAGTTATCGAACAACATGGCGGCCACCACAAGGGAATCGCCGTCTTCACGTTATCCTAGTGAGAAATCGGTGAAAGAAGCCTTAGATATGCTTAAACCTCCTGGTATTCTATCAAAGGTTGGCCTATTTCATCTGAAGTTTTATCTTGTTGCCATATCTGTTatcgaaaaaaatataattgacTTCTAAAACGTAAGAGAACGAATTCTGTCGCGCTTTCACGAAATATCACTAAATGCGATTTATTTATTACTGACAGGCCTACAACCAATTCCAACTAAAAAGATATCAGGTTAgtcctttttttgtcttttataaGTCAACCTCTGAATCTATCAACCTGGGAGTTTTTGGTTCCGTCCCTCCTTCAATTAACGTGAATTCTTTTGAATAGATCATATGTTTTACGATGGCAAAGTGAAACTTCTATACCACTATGTATGAAATTCAGAATTTCTGAGACGTGTTGAGAGGTCCTTAGTAGTTTGACTGTAAGAATGTGTTTGCATCTGTGCCCTGAAACGTCTGGTTCCGATCTCGGTACCTGTGCGAGCTCCCCTTTTGCGATCGAGTCCCCTTCATTTTCTCAAATCCAAGATCCAACGTTCGAACTAATGTTTAAAGGTATTTCAGTCATAGATATCAATTCCTTATCAAGGATGTGATCAAACTCTCAGAACAAAGCCAATATCTAACCATCTTGACCAAACACCTTTTCTCTTTAGATTACACCAAACAAGTGCGAAAtagcatgataacaaaaatatcGTGGTTTTCACAAGTAAATAGAATCATACTTTTGCCTGCAGATGATTTGTAATTTATGATATGTAAGTTAAGAAGTGATCCTTATACGTGAGCAGCAATCAAACagattgcagaaaagaagcctgaagACAAGTCAGGCTTTTAAGGCATTTGAACCAGTTCCTCCTGGATACtagtaaaaaattattattattattaaattattattcataTGGTTTCAGCTGTGTTTGCTCCTTTAATGCTTTGCAGAATAGGGAAAcaggaatgtttttttttgtttaaaatatggCAGTGGTTCTGAAGTATGTCAGCTAGCTTTATATAATTTATGCAACTGAAACTAAGGATACAATACAGAATGAGGAAAATGGTCCCTTGAATTTTGAATCAAAGCACAGGATTAGCTTCATCTTGCCTGCAGAGATTGGTCATAGgttcaaaaatatttacataatatGTGCCAACTTTGAGCCTATTGTATCATACCAGCATAATTTTCAGAAGGATGAACCAAATTCAGTTTGAATTCTTCACTCTTTCATCGCATGAGCATTAAGGGTCTTGTTAACTTAAATCTTCCTCAAAAATTTATGAAGAGAGAGGGAATCTTTTTCAGGGAAAATTACATAAACCAGGGCTGGCCCTGTAAACATGATGACATGTCAAATATCCATGAGTGTCCAGATTAAAGTTTGTTGCCAACCCTTTAAATTGCTAAAATTTGCTATTCATAGTCACAGAAATGACAATATACAACATTCCAAGTGGAATTAAGTCAGATTCTACTTCAATGATACTCAAGGAAATTGACAGGAATTCAGTATCGACGCTTTATAGCAACATACCTATCTGCTTTCTGGCCCTATTATTTGCACTAACCcctcaaaaagaaataaaggacCTAATCACATTGACCAAGAGAGCATTAGGAAGGTTATGGATATTTTCTAGAACACCATGCACTATAGATCTGTTTAAACTATTTTGTGGATGGTCTTTGAAAAGTCTCTCAGTTATGTTGTTTAATGAATTGCATCATACACATCAGCATATATATCAGATGTGATGCCAGGTAGTTTAAAAGGCttatttaaggtttttttaCAGACCTTGATTATATCTATGATAATGATAGGAAatcaacacaaaattaaaaacattgacCCTTGGCTCTATTGCAGTGTTGCCCCACTCAGGCTTGAGGAATATTTTTATACTCTGTATTGTTTCttggaattcttttttttttcttctcagtagTTCATTTTTTGGCATAATTGAACTGCTATGTACACTTTGAATAAGACAAGAGTAAACATAAACAAACCATAGGTGAGATTTGTCTCTAAATGAACTAGTTTAATGTTCAGATaagttttagatttacaatTACTATGGCAACAATGGTGTGATAATTACAGAGACTTGCTCACTGATTATGTTTCACATCCTTCTACACCTTGATTTCCTGGAAAACTTCTAATTTCCCTGCAACAGTGTCTTATAGGCAAGTTAAGTCTTTTTTGTAACATATTTAcatttaaatagaaataagaATAAATACTGTCCTGATGCACAATAACGAGTCTATGTAATGAAGTGTTAATTACATCCTAATTACCATGAAAAAGGGATCGCTTTCAATAAATGGGGTCTCATCGCGCTTGAGTTGTTTTTGTTCAATAATCTGATTAATCCTGCAGGTGATATACTTTACAACACAAAGCCTGTTGCCAAGCAACCGTCTTACATTCTTCATTGACAGAAAACGAATCGTTTGTTGCATTTTTACAAACAATCGAACCAAAGTAAATCGAAGCCTGATCGCAGCTCGTTCCTTTTCTTACTCGAAATTCACGTAAAATGGGCGATTACCCCGGGAGCGGATACAAAATGTCTTCATACGGTCTTAAACTTTACAATCCTCAAGAAACTGTGGGCCAGTGGACACAATGTTGTAAGGTACAACACACCTGCGTGAGGAAACAGACTGCAAtgtgttattttgttgttggttGTGGTTTGGGCGAAGAAGCTaaacttttccactttttattgattttagCGCGAAGATGCGATCAGGAAGAACCATGTTGTCACTACAGGCGGAGAAGGTGTAACAGACTCGTGGAAAGTCGAGAGACCAAAATCTTTAGATCTTGCACAAGATACCAGCTATTTCCTTGCCAAGACAGTGGTATGTTTGATGTTACTTTTGCCTCGCCAGTTCCCCCTTTTTTGAAGATTCGTGCGTATGAAGTGTGAAATGTTCTCTTATTAAGTTCAtgttattgacagaaataatttACCGTTATCTGCTGTTGTGAGAACGGTACATTAGCGTAGCCTGACAGCACGAATTTTTGTTAGATTAAATGGTTTCTGTTACCAGAAGTTTGCCGTCAGATCTGTCTCCAGTTTGCAGGGTATGTTGGTGACGAAATgatgaatttgcatttttctttgcgttttctctttttctgagTACCTGATTTCTTATTTACCCTAAATTtgagaaacagaaaatattctTACGGTAAAGGTGTAAGTTTTTCTCACCTAATTTCAATCAGAGCTCGCTTTACCTTTAAGTATGGATTTGCTTATCGTTatcttgttttttcttgtaGCATCAAAGACCTTCTACATACGATCGAATAAATCATGTTGTTGAGGGATACGATCAAAAACTCCACCGTGACGACAGAGAACACGCAAAGTCACGAGGACTTACTGTCAATAGAGAGGTAAGTTTtagtctttttttgtttgttttatttttgtgtttatttcttaTCTCTAATTCGTTGGTAGAGGAACCCCGGTCGAAATATAAATTTGTCAGAGTACTTCTCGTGATGAGTCCCTTGTAGACTAAAAAATGTTGAATACATTATGAAGAATTGAGAGCGAGGGTTTGACTTGCTCGGAAATTGGATCTACTCTGAGAATTGGAGTATGATTTTGATATACCGGTACTTAGGGAAGTGAGGCAGCGGGAGGCGCTTACTCGAGAAGGGCGCTCACCCGGGGGAGGGCGCTAATTAGAGAGTTAGCggttattcgaggaaatactggtacaaaaaattgcaaaatggaATTCGTTTTTTGACTCCAACTCAAGTGtattacccttttttttttgtttttttttgtttttttttgtaagtaaCTCTCACTTTAGTTGGGAAAAGTTTCTCTATGCATATTCAGCTCAGTGGGAACGTCTCAGTGACAGGAACACATACGTATGGGAATTTCCTTCTTGAGTGAatcttatttttgttgtttatcaCCTTATTAGGAGATCAGGGTGCCAGTACCTGCGCGGTCCTCGTCTGTGTACGGCCATCCGCGACTGAAACCTCTAGAGTTCACAGACCGGAAACACGTCAGAGtagaaatttgtaaaaaagacTTCCTTAGGTTAGGGGGAACCAACATTGGAGATGCTGACTAATATTTGACTCTTACATCAAAGAATTCTTCCACTCACTCAACAGCCCAAGAAGTTTTAATCTATGACGTATCTTAATTCTTATGTTTGAATATTGCGGCGCGACAGATGCGAGCGCGGGATCCTAGtgaaattcattaaaaatgagAAATGGCTTAATATTACAAATATCGTTGCTGAAACCCTGAATAGTGATTCGTAGAAGTTCACATGTGATGACGTGTACGTGAGATATATTGGAGTACAGTTTCAATATATTATAtggaatttctttttcttaaaagtaGCCTGTTTGTGCGCTGGTTTAATTTATTGTAGTCATCCCCAAGCGGTAACCTTTTCACAAGGAAACTGGGTTTTATAATACAGCTGTTCTGTTCAAAGTTGCTGGCGCAAATGTGGCACAAATGTTAGTCTTCTATCGATAATAATAGCTTAGGACATCAGGTGTTTGTTTGAATGTTTACTGAAGTAACTCTGgtcttttttctgtttgatataTTCGAACTTTTAGTAATTTTTAGTCAGAAGTAGCTTAAATCGTCCTGCTTTTAGGCGTCTATCATTTCATCCCTTTTGTgggatgaaaaattaaattaaatttaaaaagggattCGTCTACAGACAGTTTGGCCTAAATTTTGTCTGAAGTAACGTCAGCTTGACGGAACCGAATGAAAATATCAGTCAATGACTACAAAAGCTTCAAACGAACATTCAAgccgtaattttctttttccagtgatagacagaaaataaaaaaactaatgaAGAATTCTTCCCGAGTAATGCAGTGTACACCTTTCTGTAGTCACAGGACCAAATAAACTGAGAAGTACTTTCCATTCCTCACAGAATGAGTTATTGTAGGTTTTCGTAGGAGGTCGTTTGCACAACACTTAATTTAATTGTACGTAAATAAAGCCGTAGATAGGACCCTGTGTGAGTGTCGTTAGGGTGACgggtgggaggggggggcaAACGAGGATACACAGGAGCTCCCGTGACATTTGCAACCCAGACTCAGGTGATGTTTACTACCCAGGCCTTCACACCctgataatttagtgttaacaactgagttgaaaacgtaaattggccactgtaaagggtaaaaaagctaacgtttcgagcgttagcccttcgtcagagcgattggaggaattgtgggttgtgtgtaggtttatatgcagaaggtggagctacgctattgggggagtatggtgacgagaaaacaagaaaaattagttgaatgaaagcgctcgttgataccgtgggaaTTAAGAAtaccgatttggaagataaatttttgtttttgtgttttgcggctttccgaactacctagatgtaaggaaaggccgcaaactgccatatcttgtttagaatgattagggagatgAAAGTGTCTaacgactggtttggatgcgtccttgtcatttatttctaCGTCGCAAAGGTGTTCTCGAAATCGGTTACcaagtcgtcttcctgtttcaccaatgtataactcATTACcataagtgcaagttatgcagtagatgacattggcggaggtacacgtaaagtgcCAGTGATcctaatggatctcttgggtaCTGATATTTTCACTACGCTTCACACCCTGATCCTGTTTAGGACAAAATCCGGTCATACCGTTACCGTgctcacgaaaaaaaaatttaccgaTTGTTATACATCTATCACATCCTGCTTCGTGTAGTGTTTTCAGATAGAATGTTTTCCGTTAGATGTGCAGACCGCGCATCTTAAGCGTTCATCCAATATACTGATGAAGACCCTTTTCAAGAAGCCGGAAGAGTGAATTGGATATCCTGTTTACGAATCAAGGAGCCCATTActcaagtaatgggctcctgacgaATCCCCTTAAGGATAAATGAGAGACTGTCTCCACCTCCAGACAAGTCATAGACAGACTTAGAAGGGAAGAACACGAGGATTTGAACCAGAATCAAAAatttcttcccccccccccccataccCTAAATATCGACTTTCCTCTCTTGTTTGTTGTCCATTTGGTACTAATATATTTCCGAATTTCAATCAGCATTAGGCCCATGTGTTTCAATTTCCGAAGATTCTCATGAGCATAAGTTTGATTCTCCAGTTCCATAAACGAGAATTGTCGCAACGTGGTCCATTGTTTCTTCTTGGTCCGATTTTTTATTCCTCGCCtaatacatttttgttttctttatcatacCATACCAGTCTTTGATATCCTAATCTATATTTGCTCATGATCCTAACTCCATCTTTCACAGCAGTGTGAGTGAACCTGGGCTCTGTAGCCTCGCTTTGGAATGTTGCGTCTATCGTTGCAATGACGAGAACTGGACCCTAgtattttctctctctttcgATCGTGCGAGCAAAATGgtaggaaaaatattttggtaCTTGAATCCTGTTGAATC from Pocillopora verrucosa isolate sample1 chromosome 1, ASM3666991v2, whole genome shotgun sequence includes:
- the LOC131791817 gene encoding cilia- and flagella-associated protein 90, whose protein sequence is MAATTRESPSSRYPSEKSVKEALDMLKPPGILSKAYNQFQLKRYQREDAIRKNHVVTTGGEGVTDSWKVERPKSLDLAQDTSYFLAKTVHQRPSTYDRINHVVEGYDQKLHRDDREHAKSRGLTVNREEIRVPVPARSSSVYGHPRLKPLEFTDRKHVRVEICKKDFLRLGGTNIGDAD
- the LOC131791828 gene encoding centromere protein S-like; protein product: MAASGDDLEDEEYEALAYQQRLKAALHYTVGRICEKAGEESGLQYSRRFIAALTETTFKQCESFATDLELFAKHGKRSQINSDDVQLLARKSSTLAAHMEGMSKELAEAHEANKAYKKTRKVKKTKPAQECNEALEIEDNQ